AGATAGTAATGCTATTTTAACATTTATTAAATGTTTTAAGATCCTTGATATAAGCATTCCCGAGTTTGTACGTATACAGGCAATTTTCCACAGTACTCTCATGATCTTCAATTTCTCTTCCGTACTGTGAATCTCTCCAAGGGAATAATGGGGTTATATGGAATATTCACTCAAGTTTATCAAAGATAATTTCCATCTTTCCCATTTTTCGGGCAAGATTCTTCGAAATCATGTCGTTTTCAAGCCAGCAAGCATTCATTACTGCTGCCGGGACGAGACAGGTAGGTGTAAGGGGAACTTCAGCCATTTTCTGGCTAAGTATGGTTTCGGGGCCTCCCATGAGGTCTTTCATATCCATATCAAAATGTGTGCCCCATTTCCTGAGTTTTTCACATGTAGTCTTAATATGTACGTGAGTATTTTTCCCTTCTTTTGTAGCAATTATCTTTGTCGTATGTCCACATACTGTGTTCAATGAGATCTCCGTAACCAATATTTTTCTCTCCGAGTCGTTATTTTTCTCACCTGAAATGCTGCATTCCTTTTTGGGCATCAATAATTTTAAGTAGAAACTAATGTCTCAGTGTTAACCTGTAAAGTGATTTAACCTGTAAAATGATTCATTCATTTTATTTTTATTATTTTAATTCATTTTATTTTTACTATTTTAATTCATTTTATTTTTCTTAAATTCATGTAACTACTATTTTGGATTAAATTCAATATTTATATCCAAAGTTCCGTAATCTTTGTTTCTAATCTTTTCATCCCCTCTTGAGGGTAACTCTACCAGGGCAAGAGAAAAAAATTGAATTTTCTCTGGTTGCTTGATCGCAAAGTTCTTATACGATTCTATTTGTATTGAATAGTCCATAGCAAATATGCTAGTTAAGTACTCCTGTTAATATAATATATAATCAGAGCAATTAAGCTACTGTCAGGTATGCTCTTGCCCTGACACGATCACCATATCAGGATTACAGTATGCTTACAATCGGGAAGTACAGAGATAACCATTAAGTATAGACATTGATTATAATTTTCATACATAATGAGGTTTTAATATGAGATGGCAAGGTAGCTCTAGAAGAAAATTGACCGGTGGGAAAGTTATTGCTGCCCGCGGGAAGCGTAAGTTTGAAATGGGCCGCGAATCTGCGGAAACTCGTATAAGTGAAGTAAAGAGGAAGAATGTCCACACAAGGGGTGGCAACAGGAAAGTAAGACTTCTCCAGTGTGATGTTGCAAATGTGACCAATCCCAAAGATGGAAAGACCACTCCTTCCACTATTGAGAGAGTTCTCGACAATGCTGCAAACAAGCACTACATAAGGCGTAACATTCTGACAAAAGGCTCCGTAATAAGGACTTCCCTTGGAACTGCGAGAGTTACAAGCAGACCCGGGCAGGATGGAGTCGTAAACGCTGTATTAATCGAATAATTTCAATTAATTTTTTCCCGCAAATGGGGCCCTTTATCAAATTCTCTTACTTTGTGCCGGTGATCGACATGGATGAAAAAATTCGACATATACTGGAAATTCTTGAAAACGATGCCCGAACAAGTCCGGAAGAAATTGCATCCCTTACAGATATGTCTGCACAGGAGGTTTCCCAGACGATCGCAAAACTTGAAGAGACGGGAGTTATCCGGCACTATAAGACCATAGTTGATTGGGACCTGGTTGGGGAAAACTATGTTTATGCTGTAATTGAGCTGAAAGTAACCCTCGAGCGCAATCAGGGCTATCAAGCAATTGCAGAAAGAATTTACAAGTTTCCGGAAGTCAGATCAGTCAGGCTGTTATCCGGAGACTATGATATATCCCTTACCGTCCGAGGGAAATCGATGAAGGATGTGGCTTTTTTTGTTGCAGAGAAAATTGCAACCCTTGATCAGGTGCAGAGCACATCAACCCACTTTGTACTGAAGACCTATAAAGAAGATGGTGTTATCCTTCATGAACCTGAAACGATTGAAAGGCTACCAGTGTCGTTTTAATACGATCTGGCTTAAAGCCTGATCTCCCTATCCGATTTAACGTACTCATATAGTATTTTATAGGGTGTTTTGCTTGAGACCACCATGCGATCCTTCTAAGTTTGTTGCCGACGCTGTGAAAAATATTCCACCTTCGGGAATACGCCGCTTTTTTGATCTAGTTTCCGGACTTGAGGATATAGTCTCCCTTGGTGTAGGAGAGCCTGACTTTATTACTCCGTGGCACATCCGTGAAATGTGCATCCATTCCCTGGAAAAAGGGCAAACCTCGTATACCTCAAACTATGGGCTTCCAGACCTCAGAGATGCACTTTCCAGAACCTATTACAAGCGCTATGAGCTGGACTACGACCCTTCCTCCGAGATACTCATCACAACAGGTGTAAGTGAAGCTCTGGATATAGCAGTAAGGACAGTAGTCAACCCAGGCGATGAGGTTATTATCGTCCAGCCTTCGTATGTTGCATATGTGCCTTCTGTTATTCTTGCAGGGGGTAAGCCTGTTATCGTTTCCACTTACAGGGAGGACGATTTTAGTCTGACTGCCGAAACCCTCAAACCTGCGATCACAGACAAAACAAAGGCAATAATTCTCAACTTCCCTAATAATCCAACTGGAGCGATTATGACACAGGAAGAGCTTGAGGGCATTGCCGATCTTGTTGTGGAGAACGACCTGTTTGTTATTTCGGATGAAGTTTACGAGTGCCTCACTTATGAAGGTAAGCATGTCCCATTTTCTTCTCTTGACGGAATGAAAGATCGTACTGTCATGCTCAACGGATTCTCCAAAGCTTATGCAATGACAGGGCTCAGGCTCGGTTTTGCAATGGGCTCACCTGAAATTATACACTCAATGATGATGATCCACCAGTATTCCATGCTTTGTGCTCCCATAACCGCACAGATAGGAGCAATCGAAGCTCTCCGCAATGGTAACGAGGAAATGGAGAGGATGGTCAGAGAATATGACCGGCGCAGGCACTTTATAGTCAGGGGTTTTAACAGGATAGGGCTTGAGTGTTGCAACCCTAAAGGAGCATTTTATGCCTTCCCTTACATCGGGAATACCGGCCTTTCCTCCTCTGAGTTTGCAGAACGTCTTCTGGACGAAAAGAAAGTCGTTACAATTCCCGGGGACGTTTTCGGAGAAGCAGGTGAAGGCTTCCTACGCTGCGCCTATGCAGCATCAATAGATGATATTAGAAAAGCCCTGGATAGAATGGAAGACTTCGTTGATGGGTTAAAGCAGTAAATTCTGCCTGATCCTTTCAGGTTTCTTCTCAATACTTTTATTCCAGGCCTCTTTTCAATATTTTCATCAAATCCTATTTGTCTTTCAATTAACTCTTTTTTGTTTGGCTCTGTTTTTGAGGATATTTTCTTTTAGACTTACAATTTCTGCGGCTGTGCTGTAACTGTGCGGCTGCCGAAGTTAGTTAATTATATAGTTAATTATATATACAATTTCCAGGCTCAATTAGCTTGAAGTTTATGAAGCCGATTATTCCTGAAGATGAACGCTCTAAAGAACCTCTTGACACTGATAGGGTTATTTATCACCCGGATATGATAAGAGCCAATGAATGGGTTCTGACCGAGTATGAAGCTCCATACAGGGAACTCTGTATCTTCGTGCCCTGTGCCAAAAGGAAACCCTATCATGAAAGCCCTTCTCATAAAAAATTCGACAGGGTGATCTTCGGGATTGCAAAACCTGAGGATGTACATATAGTAACCTTCGGAACCTGCGGGATTACGCCGAGGGAACTTGATACCCAGTATCCTTTCATGCATTACAGTTTCATGATGGGAAAATGTAACGTGGCAAAGATCAAGCGGGATTTTATTAAAATGGAAAGCGAAAGGCTTGCAGCTTACCTTGAGAAAACAAGGAACAACTACAAGCACAGGATAGCTTACTGTATCGGGGATTTCCGTACTGCAATGGAAAAAGCCGTGGAAATGGTCGATATAGAGGTTATTATCGTACCGAAAGAATCAACTATTCAGAAAATGATTCAGCCCGATAAACCCTTCATTTACAATAGCCTTTCTTCCAGAGAGTATCTTCAGGATCTTTCCGATGCGATTACCGATGTTCTTAAGCTGCCAAAAAGAAAAGTCGGCCTTAAGGAAGACCTCTCGGTCGACGATACGGACTGGTATGTCCTTTAAGAATTTTCCCTTTTTCCTTCCTAAAAATCCCCTTCCATTACTTACTAACTGCAATATATCTGGATCTGGTTTCGGTACTGATATTCCCCGAATTATTTATTGTTAAACTGACAGTGTAATTTCCTGATTTACTGTATGTGTATACAGGATTCTTGTCCGTTGAAGTATTTCCGTCTCCAAAAGCCCATCTCCATGAAGCTGGCGATCCTGTGCTCTGGTCAGTAAAACTAACACTAAGCGGTGCAGGCCCTGAAGTCGGGTATGCAGAGAAAGCAGCGACAAGGGAGTTTGAAACTGCAATATAACCGGATTTTGTTAACACGTTAGTGCCATTTTCATTACTTGTTCTCAATGTAACATTGTATAGTCCTGATTTATTGTACGTGTGTACAGGATTTCTCTCTGTTGAGCTATTTCCGTCTCCAAAAGTCCACCTCCACGAAGTTGGAGACCCTGTGCTCTGGTCAGTAAAACTGACAGTAAGAGGTGCTTTTCCTGAAACTGGTGATGCAGAGAAGCTGGTAACAGGAATATCCAGGACGCCTGAAACAGCAACATATCTGGATTTTGTCAATACGTTGCTTCCATTTGCATTGCCTGTTGTCAATGAAACAGAATAAAGCCCTGGCTTACTGTATATGTATAAAGGATTTCGTTCTGTTGAATTATTTCCGTCCCCGAAAGTCCATCTCCATGATGTCGGTTCCCCTGTGCTCTGGTCAGTAAATCTAACCGTAAGAGGTGCTTTTCCCGAAGTAGTAGATGCAGAGAAACTGGTAACAGGAGCGGCTAAAGTATTCGAAACAGCAATATAACCGGTTCTTGTCAGTGCATTACTGCCATTTGCATTGCTTGCTGTCAATGTAACGGAGTATCGCCCTGATTTATCGTACGTGTGTACAGGATTCTTTTCTGTTGAAGAGTTTCCGTCTCCAAAAGCCCATCTCCATGAGGTTGGAGATCCTGTACTTTGGTCAGTAAAACGAACAGTAAGCGGCATGCTTCCTGATGAAGGGGACGCAGAGAATTTGGAAACAGGAGCATCTAAAACGTTTGAAACAATAACATATCTTGACTTTGTCAACGCGTTACTGCCGTTTGCATTGCTTGTTGTCAATGTAACAGAGTATCGCCCTGATTTATTGTATGTATGTACAGGATTTCTTTCTGTTGAAGAGTTTCCGTCTCCAAAAGCCCATCTCCATGAGGTTGGAGATCCTGTACTCTGGTCAGTAAAACGAACAGTAAGCGGCATACTTCCTTCAGTTGGAGATGCTGAAAAAGCAGTGACAGGAACAGTATAGCCATGATTCAACATCAAAGTACCGTTCTCAGAGCTTACATTTACATAGCCTGACTTTGTTAACCTATTACTGCCATTTGCGTTACTTGCTGTCAATCTCACAGAATAGAGTCCTGATTTATTGTACGTATGCACAGGATTTTTTTCTGTTGAATTATTCCCATCCCCGAGAGCCCATCTCCATGATGTCGGTTCCCCTGTGCTCTGGTCAGTAAAACTAACCGTAAGAGGTATTTTTCCTGAAGCCGGGGATGCAGAGAAATTGGCAACAGGAGTAGTTAAAACATTTGAAACAGCAATATAGCCGGCTTTAGTCGATGTATTACTGCCGTTTGCATTGCTTGTTGTCAATGTAACGTTGTATAGTCCTGGTTTATTGTATGTGTACACAGGGTTTCTTTCTGTTGAAGTGTTCCCATCCCCGAAAGCCCATCTCCATGAAGTTGGAGACCCTTTACTCTGGTCAGTAAAACTAACGGTAAGAGGAGCTTTTCCTGAAGTGGTAGATGCAGAGAATCTGGTAACAGGAATATCCAGGACGCTTGAGACCGCAATATATCTTGATTTTGTCAATGTGTTACTGCCTTTCTCATTACTTGCTGTCAATCTCACAGAATAGAGTCCTGATTTATTGTATGTATGCACAGGATTTTTTTCTGTTGAATTATTTCCGTCCCCGAAAGTCCATCTCCATGAGGTTGGAGATCCTTTTCCCTGACCAGCAAAATCAACAGTAAGCGGTGCTTTTCCTGAAATAGGAGACGCAGAGAAACTGGTGACAGGAGCATCTAAAGCATTTGAAACAACAATATAACCGGATTTTGTTAATGTATTACTGCCATTTGCGTTACCTACTGTTAATGTAACAGAGTATAATCCTGCTTTGCTGTATGTATGTACGGGGTTCTCCCCGGTTGAATATGTGCCATCTCCAAAAGTCCACCTTCTTGAGGTTGGGTGCCCTGTACTCTCGTCCGTAAAACTAACCGTAAGAGGTGCTTTTCCTGAAACTGGAGATGCAGAAAAAGCAGCAGTAGGGGCTTCATTCCCATTTGAAACCGTGATATAGTCTGATTTCATTACTCTATTGGGGTTCCCTGTTTCGTTTAATGTCAATGTAACGGAATATTTCCCCGGTTCTCTATATATGTGTACAGGATTCTTTTCCGTTGAATATGTTCCGTCTCCGAAAGTCCAATTCCATGAGTTTGGCGAGCCTGTGCTGTGGTCAGTAAAATTAACAGTAAGAGGGGTTTTTCCTGAGGTTGGCGATGCAGAAAATACTGGACGTGCCAGAACATTTACTGTTTCAGATCTGGATTCAGTACCGTTTTTATTGTTTACTGTAAGCGTTACTTTGTAATTTCCTGCTATAGAGTAAGTGTGTGCTGGGTTCTGCTGATTTGAGCTGGACCCATCTCCAAAGTCCCAGTTCCACCTATCTACATTCCTCGAGAGATCCGTAAACTGGACAGAAAGGGGAGCATAACCGGATGTGAGATTACTGCTGAAGTTTGCAAACGGAAGTAAGGGTTGTGGCGGAATGGGAGTTATGAACTGACCAAAAGCAATGGGGCTGAAACCTGTATTTATCATGTCTATAACCCTGCTTTTAGCTGCGTCGATTATAGAAACCGTTCTTCCTAGATTATCGTCGCTGCCAAAGTTAGCTACGTATACCTTTGTTCCATCTGGGCTGACTGCGATTCCGTAAGGACTTCTTCCGACTCTCACGGTATTTATGACAGTTTCTGTTGCAGTGTCAATTATGGAAACATTGTTACTGCCTTCGTTTGCCACGTACACCTTTGTCCCATCCGGGCTGACTGCAACTCCCATAGGCCATTTCCCTGCAGGCAGTGTGGCTGCAATTGTATCTGAATTCGTGTCAATTACAGAAATAGTGCCATCTTCACAATTCGTTACATACAGTTTTGTTCCCGCCTGGTTAACTGTAACCCCAGAGGGGCCAAGTCCAGCTTTCACAGATGCAATAACCTTGTTTGTGCCTGTATCAATTACGGAAATATTATTGCTATAGCGGTTCGCCACATATACTTTTTTTCCATCAGGTGTGATTGCAACCCCCAGTGGGTTAGCTCCTACAGGTATAGTGCCTATAACCGTGTTTGTAGCTGTGTCAATTATAGATACACCGTTGATATCACGATTTGCCAAAAATACTTTTTTTCCATCTGGTGTGACTGCAATTCCACAAGGGCTGTATTTGTACCCAATGTCTATAGTGGCTGAAACCTTTTTTGTAGCGGTATCAATTACAGAGACAGTACCACGGCCCTTGTAATTGACGTTCGTCACGTATACTTTTGTTCCATCCGATGAGACCGCAACCCCAAGAGGGTTTTTTCCTACAGGTACAGTGGCTGTAACAGTATTCGAACTCGTGTTAATTACAGAAACTGTGTTGCTGTTAAAGTTCGTAATATATGCATATGAAGGTGCAGGAATACCTTTTGGTACAACATTTACTGTAGCAAGCTTTGTATCCGTACCATTCGGATTGCTTACTTTCAGGGTAACGGTATAGATTCCCGCTTCAGAATATGTATGTGTGGAGTTCTGTTTTGTAGAGCCATACCCATCTCCAAAATCCCAGCTCCACTCTGTCACATTCTCCGATTGACAGGTAAACTGCACAGGTACTGAAAGGAAAACATAATCTGATGTAATATTGCTGCTAAAGTCCGCCAGAGGATAAACTGGCTGTACCGGGATAGAGCCTATAGACTGACCTGAAACACGAGGGCTCGTTCCTACAAGCATCGTGGCTGTAATAGTATTGGTTGCAGTGTCAATAACAGAAACTGCGTTGTAGAGATTGATCGCTACATACACTTTTTTTCCATCCGGGCTGACTGCAACTCCTGCCGGGTTGGGTCCTACAGGTATCGTGGTTGTAACTTCGTTTGTAGAAGTGTCAATTACCAGGATACTGCTAAAAGCCTCATCATTACTGGCCACATATACCTTTGTTCCTTCCGGGTTGACTGTAACCCCAGAGGGAATTCCCCTTATTTTCATTGTGCTGGTAATGCTATTTGTTGCCGTGTCAATTACCGAAATGCTTCGGTTATCAGAGTTCACCAGGTATACCTTAGTTCCGTCCGGCGCGACCGCAATTTCCTTAGGTCCTTTTCCTGCGGATACCGTGGCTGTAACCTTGTTTGTGGCAGTGTCAATTACCGAGACCGTTTTCTCCCCATAGTTTGTTACATATGCCTTTTTTCCATCCGGACTTACCGCTACTCCCGCAGGATTTTTCCCTGTATTCACTGTGCTTACAACAGTATTTTTGGCGGTATCAATTACAAAAACATTGTTACTGCCTTCATTCGCTACATATACTTTTTTTCCATTCGGATTGACTGCAATTCCTTTAGGAGAACTTCCTGCAGGCACCGTGGCTATAACAGTGTTTGTCGCCGTGTCAATTACAGATACATCATTGCTATGAGCATTTGCCACGTATATCCTTGTCCCATTCGGATTAATTGCAACTCCCACAGGATTTGACCCTACAGATATCGTAGCCATAACTTTATCTGTGGCTGTGTCAATCACAGAGATATTGTCACTCTCTTCGTTTGCAATATATGCAAATGGCGAGGCGCCTGCTATACTTACCAGAATTAAATAAGCAAGTACTGTTGTCCCCAAAACTTTATTGAAGGTATACCCCCTAAATATTCTATTACCTCTTGTCTCTTCCATTCAGACCCTCAACATATGAATTATAAACTAGTTGACAATTTGAATAAACTTGAAACTTAGTCAGCCTTTAGAATATTATAGCAATTCATCGAAACCAGAGTCAAACTCTTTGAAATTAGGGTTTAACTCTTTGAAATCAGAGTTTTTTGGCTTAAAGTGATTATCGCAACCAGATGCGGCTACATAAATAACAGGTACGAAAATTCCCCCAGAACTATGTAAAATAGTTGTAAACTACAACATAATAATCTTTCTTTTATTAACAGTTCAACAATAATAATTTTTACTGTTGTAATTAATTTTCGTAAATTTTTAGTTTCTTTAAAAAAAGTTTCAAAAAGGAGGTTTTAGAAGTTAATATTCGCTGCCCGGATCGATAACAATAAAAAGCAAAAAGCCTCTACTAATAAACTCGATTTATTAGGATATTTGCGAGGTACAGTCTTTATAGATACTTTTTTTATTAACATCAGGAAAAAATACTTGAAAAACAGTTTGCCACACTCGAATTTCCGTAACATCAATTATTGCGGAAGCAGTATATATGACGATTATTGTAAAATAAGATACAAAAAAATGAATATATTTATTGTAAGTAGAGGTATAATTTTAGATTAAAAACCAGGTCTGTAGATTGTGAAAGCTGTAAACTATGGATATTCCTCCTGTACCAATTCTCTATATTTCCTCAACAGCATTTTACGTGCATTTCTATAAACTGGCGCGCAATAGTGCGAAAGCGAAACCGGTGTATTCGACCGGAAATCCTAGATTTGTGAAATTATCAAAGTTATCAACAATTCCATCCCTGTAGACTTCACTGTTGTTGTTATGCTTTATTTTTGCTTCTCTAATGCTTTCTGACGGATCTGTATCCACATAAACCACAGTTTCTGTTCCGGCATATAATTGAGTGTTCGATGTATCGAATATAAAAATTAAGATGAATATAAAAGAAAACAGAGCTCTATTCAAACTAACCCTCTCCACCTACTCAAATTAACCCTTCCTATCTGCTTATATTCTCATTATTCTACTTTAATTTTCCTTGTTTTATTATCATGAATTTAAAAATTTTATTATACTCAATTTCCTGATTATATTAGTGAATTTAAAATTCCAAGCCAGGCTAGAGATTATCAAGTCAATGAAGAGCCCGATTTCAAACTCCTGCCCAGAACAGGCTGTGAGTGGTAGAGGTTTTACTTTTCTTAGGTTTGTCTTTTGAGCATATTTTCAGCCATACAGTTAACTTTAAATAACTTTACAATTTTTTAATTATTACACAATATGTAAAATTTATGAGAGTCTCTGGTGAAAATATTGTCATCATACACATTTCTAAGTCAGGGAAATCATCAGTGAAAGAAACTGGATAGGGGGTAAAAACGAGAAAATTATTTTGAGTGTCTGGTTTGTTTTTGTCTTATTTTTAAAGGCTGACCTCAAAATCTGGTTTACAGGTAACTGTGACCAATTCCTTACGATCCACCTTAACTGATCCATCGATCAACTGATATTATCGATCCAAACGATCCAATATCAAATCCCTTAATTCTGGGATATCCTGTGATACCTTACATAAATTCCCCGTATCCGGTTATTAACTCAGACAATTGCTAAAAAGACAAAATCGTGCTACTTAATTTAAAATTCTACTACGGGGCTTACCATGAAGCAAGTAAAAGAAACATCCAGAATGATTTTTATAGTAGCTCTCACGCTTCAGCTGATGACCGCAGGAAGTGCAGCAGCTGCTATGATTTATGTAGGTAACAGTACTGATCAGGTTGTAAACTTCACTTCTATCCAGGCTGCAGTAGATGCTGCAAATCCAGGGGATGAGATAATTGTCAAACCCGGTATTTACGAAGAGAATATTGTAATTACCAAGAACATATCCATTGTCTCAGAATCCGGAAATTTCTCCGATACCATAATCCGGGCAGCTGATAGTTCTCAGGATGCTCTCTGTATCTGGACAAACGGCGTAAGCATTAAAGGTTTTAGTATTAACGGATCCGAATCTGCTGGGATTCACTTTTTCGGGGTTATTGACTGCCGAGTTGAGAACAATAAACTGTCCAATAACAGCTGTGGTATCGATCTATACATGATAAGTTCACGTAACACGATTGATAATAATGAAATCTCAGACTGCACCACCGGCATCAGCATTAGTGGAAGCTGGAACAATAATTTGAGCAATAACTCAATCTCAAACTGCAGTAACGGTGTTTCACTTTTTGACTCCCCTAACAATATCATTGAGAATAATATAATCTCAGAAAATATAGAAGGCATTTCTCTCACAGGCGAATCAAACGGCAATACCCTGTCTAATAATAATGTAGTTCTCAATGAGGAACTTGGGATACATATTTACGAGGCTTCGGGCAATCTGATTTACAACAATTATTTTAATAACACACTGAACGTAAAATCCAATGCCATTTGGGACACGAATATCTGGAACATTACCAGAACCGAGGGTATTAACATAGCTGGTGGCCCTTACCTGGGAGGTAACGTCTGGACAAGGCCTGATGGGGTTACATATCCTCAGGGAGTCCGGGATGCCGACTTTGATGGAATCCTTGATTCCCAGTACAGCATTGAAGGTACCCAGTTCACAGATTATCTTCCTCTCAAAGAATTAAAGCCTGTAACGCTTACTGTAAATAACAGTACAGGGCAGGCTGCTGATTTTACCTCTATTCAAGCTGCAATAGACAATGCGTTCCCAGGTGACACAGTTCTTATTTCCCCGGGAATCTATGAAGAAAACGTTGATGTATACGTAACAAACTTAACCCTTACTTCCGAACCCGGTAGCAGTGGTGATACCATTGTTAGAGCAGCCAGCGCTCTGGACGACGTTTTCTATGTTATTGCAGATGGAGTGACAATTCGCGGGCTGAATATAACAGGACCCGTAGATTCCCCAAACGCAGGCATCCGTCTTAATGGAGTTAAACACTGCAATATTGAAAATAATCAGATATCTACCTACAGTGACATATTAAATGCTTCCATAGATAACTTAAATACTTCCAGTGAGAACAGTTCCCTCATTCTCAATAATTCAAGTTCGGAAACAGGATTTGGAATTCTCCTCGACTCTTCCAGCACCAATATACTGGACAATAATACTGTGTCCGGGGATGGAACCTTAATTCTTCTCCGCAGTTCCACGGAGAATAAACTTAACAACAATTCGGTATCCGGAAGCAACTACGGTATCTTGGTAGACTCCTCCAGCAATAATACTCTGAACGGGAATAATCTGTCAAACAATGAAGTCGGTGCCTATCTAAAGACTTCTAGCGGAAATATCCTTAATAACAGTACAGTATCAAACAACACAGTTTCCGGTATTTATCTATGGGATTCTGTTGGAAACACATTGAGTAATTCCACAGCATCGAGAAATAATGCTTCTATTGTTCTGCAGAATTCCAGTTCAAATCTGATTGATAATAACACTGTATCCAGTAGCAACTACGGTTTCTGGCTGTACTCTTCCAGCAACGATAATAAGCTAGATGGCAACACAGCATTAAATAACAGGATCGGTGTCCATATTAATGCATCAAGTGGAAATGTTCTTACAGACAACACTGCATTAAACAGCATTAGATCCGGAATTAGTTTATGGGATTCGGTTGAAAACACGCTAATTAACAATGCAGCTTCGGGCAGCGACAACTCGATTTTCCTGCACAATTCCAGCAAAAATACACTTGTCAATAATACTGTATCTAACAGCAGTTACGGAATGTGGGTTGCTTTTTCCAGCAACAATAACCTGAGTAATAATAGTGCATCGAATAATACATTCGGTCTCTACTTGAAAAATTCCACTGCCAATCGACTGTCAGATAACTGGATAAGCTCAAATTCCAG
This region of Methanosarcina flavescens genomic DNA includes:
- a CDS encoding right-handed parallel beta-helix repeat-containing protein encodes the protein MKQVKETSRMIFIVALTLQLMTAGSAAAAMIYVGNSTDQVVNFTSIQAAVDAANPGDEIIVKPGIYEENIVITKNISIVSESGNFSDTIIRAADSSQDALCIWTNGVSIKGFSINGSESAGIHFFGVIDCRVENNKLSNNSCGIDLYMISSRNTIDNNEISDCTTGISISGSWNNNLSNNSISNCSNGVSLFDSPNNIIENNIISENIEGISLTGESNGNTLSNNNVVLNEELGIHIYEASGNLIYNNYFNNTLNVKSNAIWDTNIWNITRTEGINIAGGPYLGGNVWTRPDGVTYPQGVRDADFDGILDSQYSIEGTQFTDYLPLKELKPVTLTVNNSTGQAADFTSIQAAIDNAFPGDTVLISPGIYEENVDVYVTNLTLTSEPGSSGDTIVRAASALDDVFYVIADGVTIRGLNITGPVDSPNAGIRLNGVKHCNIENNQISTYSDILNASIDNLNTSSENSSLILNNSSSETGFGILLDSSSTNILDNNTVSGDGTLILLRSSTENKLNNNSVSGSNYGILVDSSSNNTLNGNNLSNNEVGAYLKTSSGNILNNSTVSNNTVSGIYLWDSVGNTLSNSTASRNNASIVLQNSSSNLIDNNTVSSSNYGFWLYSSSNDNKLDGNTALNNRIGVHINASSGNVLTDNTALNSIRSGISLWDSVENTLINNAASGSDNSIFLHNSSKNTLVNNTVSNSSYGMWVAFSSNNNLSNNSASNNTFGLYLKNSTANRLSDNWISSNSRLGIYMGFSRSNILSKNRIISNSEYGLYMLESGNSSIYNNYFNNTNNTYLRGLNIGTNLNTTLVRSENILNGDYHGGNFWATPEGDGFSQTHTDKDGDGICDVAYIVDKEFVDYLPLADPRTINQS
- a CDS encoding PKD domain-containing protein, producing MEETRGNRIFRGYTFNKVLGTTVLAYLILVSIAGASPFAYIANEESDNISVIDTATDKVMATISVGSNPVGVAINPNGTRIYVANAHSNDVSVIDTATNTVIATVPAGSSPKGIAVNPNGKKVYVANEGSNNVFVIDTAKNTVVSTVNTGKNPAGVAVSPDGKKAYVTNYGEKTVSVIDTATNKVTATVSAGKGPKEIAVAPDGTKVYLVNSDNRSISVIDTATNSITSTMKIRGIPSGVTVNPEGTKVYVASNDEAFSSILVIDTSTNEVTTTIPVGPNPAGVAVSPDGKKVYVAINLYNAVSVIDTATNTITATMLVGTSPRVSGQSIGSIPVQPVYPLADFSSNITSDYVFLSVPVQFTCQSENVTEWSWDFGDGYGSTKQNSTHTYSEAGIYTVTLKVSNPNGTDTKLATVNVVPKGIPAPSYAYITNFNSNTVSVINTSSNTVTATVPVGKNPLGVAVSSDGTKVYVTNVNYKGRGTVSVIDTATKKVSATIDIGYKYSPCGIAVTPDGKKVFLANRDINGVSIIDTATNTVIGTIPVGANPLGVAITPDGKKVYVANRYSNNISVIDTGTNKVIASVKAGLGPSGVTVNQAGTKLYVTNCEDGTISVIDTNSDTIAATLPAGKWPMGVAVSPDGTKVYVANEGSNNVSIIDTATETVINTVRVGRSPYGIAVSPDGTKVYVANFGSDDNLGRTVSIIDAAKSRVIDMINTGFSPIAFGQFITPIPPQPLLPFANFSSNLTSGYAPLSVQFTDLSRNVDRWNWDFGDGSSSNQQNPAHTYSIAGNYKVTLTVNNKNGTESRSETVNVLARPVFSASPTSGKTPLTVNFTDHSTGSPNSWNWTFGDGTYSTEKNPVHIYREPGKYSVTLTLNETGNPNRVMKSDYITVSNGNEAPTAAFSASPVSGKAPLTVSFTDESTGHPTSRRWTFGDGTYSTGENPVHTYSKAGLYSVTLTVGNANGSNTLTKSGYIVVSNALDAPVTSFSASPISGKAPLTVDFAGQGKGSPTSWRWTFGDGNNSTEKNPVHTYNKSGLYSVRLTASNEKGSNTLTKSRYIAVSSVLDIPVTRFSASTTSGKAPLTVSFTDQSKGSPTSWRWAFGDGNTSTERNPVYTYNKPGLYNVTLTTSNANGSNTSTKAGYIAVSNVLTTPVANFSASPASGKIPLTVSFTDQSTGEPTSWRWALGDGNNSTEKNPVHTYNKSGLYSVRLTASNANGSNRLTKSGYVNVSSENGTLMLNHGYTVPVTAFSASPTEGSMPLTVRFTDQSTGSPTSWRWAFGDGNSSTERNPVHTYNKSGRYSVTLTTSNANGSNALTKSRYVIVSNVLDAPVSKFSASPSSGSMPLTVRFTDQSTGSPTSWRWAFGDGNSSTEKNPVHTYDKSGRYSVTLTASNANGSNALTRTGYIAVSNTLAAPVTSFSASTTSGKAPLTVRFTDQSTGEPTSWRWTFGDGNNSTERNPLYIYSKPGLYSVSLTTGNANGSNVLTKSRYVAVSGVLDIPVTSFSASPVSGKAPLTVSFTDQSTGSPTSWRWTFGDGNSSTERNPVHTYNKSGLYNVTLRTSNENGTNVLTKSGYIAVSNSLVAAFSAYPTSGPAPLSVSFTDQSTGSPASWRWAFGDGNTSTDKNPVYTYSKSGNYTVSLTINNSGNISTETRSRYIAVSK